One part of the Sulfolobus tengchongensis genome encodes these proteins:
- a CDS encoding DUF6955 family protein, with the protein MKIYIWLSEEISKKLEELGLNYAKDVLGGMKRIEIEVEENTVNEIVKLFPNVKVDTSTTNSIELLPKHFKNEILKVIIEKRKDPKEALLEALETFKRLR; encoded by the coding sequence ATGAAGATATATATTTGGCTTAGTGAAGAAATAAGTAAGAAATTAGAGGAATTAGGTCTCAATTACGCTAAAGATGTTCTTGGAGGAATGAAAAGGATAGAGATAGAGGTTGAGGAAAATACTGTAAATGAAATTGTGAAGTTGTTCCCCAATGTAAAAGTAGATACGTCTACTACTAACTCTATTGAATTATTACCCAAACATTTCAAAAATGAGATTCTTAAAGTAATAATAGAAAAAAGAAAAGATCCTAAAGAAGCATTATTAGAAGCTTTAGAGACATTTAAGCGTTTAAGATAA